Below is a window of Musa acuminata AAA Group cultivar baxijiao chromosome BXJ3-11, Cavendish_Baxijiao_AAA, whole genome shotgun sequence DNA.
ATCTCAAGGATCAGGAAATCATAACAAAGGTACCACAAGAAAAAGGGGGTAAAGAGAGATCACCTCTTGTGGCGGCGGCCCCGCTTGGGCCCCCAGGCCTCGAGCCTCGCCACAGGGCATCCGCATCGGGCGCGGAAGAGCAACACGGCGCGACCGTTGGGCGGCGCCATCCTCCTGAGCTCAACCCGGAGGCACTCATAGTCGGGATTATTCCCCTGCTGCCCGCCCTTCCAGGGAAGATCGTCGATCTCCTTCCAGGCGGCGGATTGCGAAGAGTCAGGCGATCGGATACACTCCTCGGTCTGAAGCTGGACGTCGAACTCGAGGGCCTTCTTGAGGCCGCGGCAGCGAGGGTTgccgcagcggcggcggcgggaccacgggaggagggaggggaggcgGCAGGAAAGTTGGGCAGCGGCGAGGGAGGcggcgaggaagaagaggagaagaccgGCGAGGTAGGGGTAGGGGGCGTCGCGGAAGGGAGCGGGGACGGGGGAGACAGGGAGGAGGAGAGCGGCGGCGCGGGCGAGGTGAGCGAGGGAGGAGGCGATGAGGAAGGCGCAGGAGcagaggacgaggacgaggatgAGGAGGTCAACGGTGGCGGCGGAGGGGGAGTTCTTGCAGGAGGGGCAGATGGTGATGCTGGGGACGAGGTTGTTATGGCCGCCGCCATGGTTAGATGCCGGGGAAGGGCGCCTGGTAGGCCTGGAGGAGAGCGACGGCCAGGAAGGGGAGGGCATGGCGATGAGCGAGGCGGAGGAGCGGCGAagccttgtgtgtgtgtgttgaggtAGACCGCTTCTTTTATTCTTGATCGCTTAACGTGTTCTCTTCCTGGTTTGCACTACCGCtacttttctttttatcttttgtctcccaaaaaatacttttctttttttttctcttttctctctctctatatgtatatatatatatatgtatatatatgtatatatatatgtatatatatgtatatatatatgtatatatatatgtatatatatgtatatatacatatatatatacatacatatatatatatacacacatatatatatacatacatatacatacatatatatatatacacacacatatatatatacacacacatatatatatatacatatatatatatacatacatatacatatatacatatacatatacatatatatatatatatacatacatacatatatatatatacatacatacatatatatatatatattatatatgttgaaTTGTTAGTTTTGAGTAACAATTTGTGTTGAGATTGGAGGCTACCGATTATCTTTTTGATTAAATTGATCGCTCGATCGACATTGAATCATCGTTATTATGGGCATTGAGTTGTTATTCTTATAGGCCAAAAgtttatagattagatcaacatgaTATGTTATCGATTTTTCTATGTGcgagagaaaaaaataattgaGGACTTTCAATTTTTATTTCAGTTGTGCATTTacctaaaataaaaatattattataatattaattttattaaaatatacttACAATTGAGAAAAATAGTGATAATGGGACTGATGGGTTTGGAGTGAATGTATAAAATTTGCATTCCTAATTATATgattagtaaattatttttttcctttggaTTCTTATTTAATTTTAACCTTAGTGTAATGGTTTTCTTTGATTGAGTTCTGATGCATTATAATTTCCGATTTGAGATGCTTTAAGTCCAAATTAAACATTTGTATGAACTATGTTAGTTCACTTATCCTTAAAACATTTCTTTATCACTATGTATGATGTTGCCATAGCTAGTGATAAAATTAATAGTTAAACATGATAAATTTAGTATCCCCGATAAGAATCTACTAAGAAGTTTAAAATGCACTATGGACTTAATTACTTAAGAGAGGTAGTCAATCTACAGAGATGCTAGTTCCTTTTTAAGGCCAGACACTCTTCTATCCTATTTTCACTTTATATTTTGATTCTCTAGTAATTTGTATGGATCATCATGAGATTCGTGACCAAATTCTTATAGAGATGTAATATCTTTACCGGTGTCTTGATATATTTGATTTATAGATAATTTTaaactttgtttagacattttccTTTGTATTGGTGAATAAGGGAGAGAAGATACTTATGTGATGATGACTTTTGATTGTTATTTAACTTATTCTACATGTGTCTATGTTTTTAAATTATGTTTATGTGTTTAACTAGAACTTTTGTTTATGAATCGTGGTTGACATTATGATAGAATCGTAATACTTAGATATTGTTTATGTTTGATAATGTTTATCTCAATATTATGAGTTTATGTTCGATAAATTGTTACGCCTAGATATTGTTTATTGTTGCATCTTGAGCTTGATATTgacaatattaataaaaaaataatattaaattttttatttgcttGAATTCAATATATGTATTTAAAAGGGCATATTCTCTTTTCTTTTaagttcatgtatatatatatatatatatatatatatatatatagacaataAATGAGAGTCTTATTAAAACCTCTTTAACAATtagttattatcataaaaaaaaagaagagatcatcgatatcatattttaataataaaaatatcgatgaatcgaaataattaatattttttgagataagtgatttataaaatatatcaacATTGAACATCGAGCCTAAGAGATTGGACAACATACTAGAAATGAGACATCGTGTtagataatataataatatgcTAAATTAGACATCGTGATTGTTGAATAAGGTTTTAGTTGATTTCATTTTGGATTGAATTAGATTAATATTGGGCTAGAATAAAGCCTTCTTGCAATTTTCAATAGAGTTAAAAGTTAGACAAACTTAGACCTTACTGGGGCTAAACACTTAGGCTTTGCAGTGTTGCAGACTTAGTTAATTGCAAATTGTGTTAAAAAAAGTAATTGCAAATTGTGTTAAAAAAAGTATTTAACTAGGGATCCTATAAGCAaatatttcagtaaacacttaatagataatagaaattataaactaGACTTCACATGTTCTGAATAATCGCATGACAAACAGTCCATCATGATCAAAAGTCTCCATAAATGTCCACATAAATACTATTGTGGAATAAGACAGTGAACCAGTTATAAACAATACCCCAAAGGCTCATCCAGTCATGTGCTACCCAGGTAGCTCTAGGGTGTTATGCTAGCTAATACTCTGCAACACTCTAATGAGTTAAAAATACCTTTAAAATAGTTACTTATATGATCTATTTTTAGGTAATTTTACCTTTGTACGTGATTGCACATAACCTATATTTACAAGACTAAAATAACTacaaaacccaactaaaatagggctaGCAAGTCTATTGTAAACCCTATATATGATGTGCAAAGTataaattgctagtcataggtgccttgcaaaccaatcacgtgagtgatgacatatgtgacatgatacacagtctttttgtttattattattataatattttctcaccttatattgcttgatgcataaatatattatgatatccatgaatCTATGCAATAGAAATCttatcgtgatgagattatgataacaagatcgattcacttttaaacacagaccttaaataatcctagtcataggttacttgagagggatatcgagataaccggataaactagtgtgttgtatacacatcatctatatgatggatgtagttggtctcatagttgctcgtgttgggatactagggctacagtgcaagtgctcattggagaatgagttcattgattgatccgctcacggaatgttggatggttgatgatacctcattgtcaaatagcgattctgTTGTCCCAGTGGTGTACTTGGTTTttatacttgagacaccaaagatgtcttatatgagtactctactctttgatacaagaagttccaaatctaggtttggaagtttcagatctaatacAATTGATCAtcaggagtggcagccaaccttacgagaactattgagtgtcgatagaggatcatccgctctcaatatcatgagaggaatatctcatatgttcttgctcaaacaaatccttggccaaggtcattcgaattgagagagaaaaagttctctgagagaatccgattagaacaagactcgaggagaaaccatatgagcCTGACAATATCATGCCCAATGTATGATATCTGAGATATtatatggataagggactataggtacatggtaactaaagaGATAGGTCTAAATCGTTGAACCGTGtgtgttgtgttgaatctcggattttgatgatgaaatcaattgatgagtttatgatctaatttgtgtttttgagtgacgcaggatgcttcaatcaaggagagacaattaaagcaggaagaatcatgttgggccggagaaaaacatgtcagaagattggacgtcgagccgaaggatcggtcgacgtatcgatagaaggctacgaaccatgaattcgagcatcgggccaataagagcaaatattgcgccaaggaaattgaagttacggaggtcaactgtccgattgggcaataggccgcaagagagaacgatgcatcgaagaatcggacgaagcgtcgatgaaccaatgacatgccaggacaacatttgattagcttagtaataattgtctagatcaaagtaggttttaactatgcaggattaactatgatagcaaaacataaagcaaaatgaagtctcggagtcaaagacgcgatttcgttgggagttcgagagttcgtcggaagtccgaacgttcgtcgaaagttctgtcggaattgactgagaagtcggaactcgccaagaagatcgtcatgaagtccaggagcttaccgggagtccgctggaacattgccgagagatcgtcgaaagttcgctggaagttcactgaaagatcgtcggaagaaacctagacttacggacttgtttagcttagtaaatatcttaaatttcgtagttagcacataattaggattgaaattgggccaacccaattaggggctagttgggcccatgtatggactgtgttgagccgaatgaaaggcccaaacaatgatccAACATGTGGCACTATcatgacacaatctccgagactgtgtcaggcggtggtaccgcttgtctgggcgatggtaccgcccaatgtaagtgtcaggcggtggtaccgcccagacatagtctctgagagactgtcaggcggtggtactacctagtgtcaggttgtaggcggtggtaccgcccgtaccttgaaatctcgaggatttaaattttgggctccaaatttgaatccatttggggcctataaataccccactctttcctgcttagaaTGACAAGAGTTGGgtagaaagaaggaaagaatccttgatgaaaaagagttgaaaaagcttgaaaagtgttgagtgttcccctccacctcttagagtttagagtccattctaagagaggtatgaaacttgtaaaggttctctcctatgcttgtcaaaaggagaatagagttgtaagaaggtggttggtcttcgcctattgaaggaagatcgttagtggataccggtggcatcgacgaaagaggaatcggtggagtggatgtaggtcacgacgaccgaaccactataaacttggtttgcatttctttcgagcaatttactttaactgcaaacttccttacttgctatactctttcatacgctttcaatttaagcatctttacgaaacgattttaattgaaatgaaagatttttgaactgacatgattttatccgttgcactagttCACCCCTCCCtaatgtcgactcgttcctaacatgttgtgttttagaaaggTTTTtgctgtcaaaatcgttgatgcaaaaacaagaaagggcagcaactattattGCCCTTATTGCCCTCGTAAACGATAGCCATGGTTGCCATCTGCGTACAGGTAGGCCGCCTGCAGTGGCGGCCGCAAGCGTAGCGCCCGTAGGCAGGCCACCTGCACGTAGGCGTTGTGTAGGTGACACAAgcgcaacaactattgctgcgcGTAGTTACAGTCGTAGACGGCCAACCGCTCGCAAGTAGAGCTGCTTGCACGCAAGTGTTGCGCTTGCAGTGCACGCGGCGGCACCCGCGAGCATTACCTACGGGCACAACGCCCATAGGTGCTGCATGCGGGCAACGAGCGACGCCGCCTGCAAGGCTGATCATTGCCTACGACAATGCTAGTAGGGGTGCC
It encodes the following:
- the LOC103971418 gene encoding uncharacterized protein At5g19025 isoform X1 translates to MPSPSWPSLSSRPTRRPSPASNHGGGHNNLVPSITICPSCKNSPSAATVDLLILVLVLCSCAFLIASSLAHLARAAALLLPVSPVPAPFRDAPYPYLAGLLLFFLAASLAAAQLSCRLPSLLPWSRRRRCGNPRCRGLKKALEFDVQLQTEECIRSPDSSQSAAWKEIDDLPWKGGQQGNNPDYECLRVELRRMAPPNGRAVLLFRARCGCPVARLEAWGPKRGRRHKRDLNLKSYCPARAVHISPSIDRHVDRPLPDSINWWTRQRA
- the LOC103971418 gene encoding uncharacterized protein At5g19025 isoform X2; this encodes MPSPSWPSLSSRPTRRPSPASNHGGGHNNLVPSITICPSCKNSPSAATVDLLILVLVLCSCAFLIASSLAHLARAAALLLPVSPVPAPFRDAPYPYLAGLLLFFLAASLAAAQLSCRLPSLLPWSRRRRCGNPRCRGLKKALEFDVQLQTEECIRSPDSSQSAAWKEIDDLPWKGGQQGNNPDYECLRVELRRMAPPNGRAVLLFRARCGCPVARLEAWGPKRGRRHKRSLGSLAIEGGDR